GAATATAAGATTCCATGTGGAAATCTTCGAACTAACGACCGCCTGATATCTTTCTCTATAACCGGCCAAACTTTTGGGAAAGATATCGTTCTTTCAATAAGTTGAATATACCTCAACAGCGAAGTCGTATCCCAATCCTGATTCCTTTTCTTCATAATACTCAATTGCTTCAATAAATTCTATTTCTGCTTCAGGATGAAATGAATAGTTCATTTTGAGAACCTATTCAAGATTTTTTTAAATACTTCTTCATCTGATACTGCTTTCACTTTACCAGAACGGAGTTCCTCAAGTCGTCGTTTAGCAACTGCTGCCCATTTTTTATTTATTTCTGATTCCGGTGGGTTTAAACTCTTTAATAAAGAATCAATAACCATTACCCTTTCTTCAACAGGTAATGAAATTGCTTCTGCTATAAGATCTTTTGTTTTCATATTTCTCTACCTCATATGATTTATTTTATACCTAACACCAAAACTCATTTGCCGCTCTGGAGCGCTAATGGAATAGCGGCCAAGTGGAGTGCCTTGTTGTTATGTTAATTTCTTTCTTGTTCCGTTTTCAATTTTTTTCTAAATTGCATAGCTGCGGCACTCAGTTCTGCAACAGACGTATTCTATAATTGCCAATATAGTATTGAGTAACATAGTGGGTGTCAAATGGTTTCTAAAAACCATTTCATTTATCAGAAATGCAGAAGGCATTCGTTAAAGGAAAATATGTGCCTTTCCAGTTAAAGTGGATCTCGGATTGTTGTTCGTTTCTCAACGGGTATAGTGATGTTATTATGCGGGGAATGAAGTGACTAAAAAAGAGGGCTTTTGTTTTCTTGATCAATCTTGGCACTTGTATGGAGATTATCAGGGAAACCAATTTCACAAGAATCAGATGAGAGCCGATCTACAAGTAAATGAAGAACGATTTGAAGAGCGTTTAGTGTCTTAATGGCTTTGTGGCATGAAAATTCCTGTGCATTAAATCAGGCTACACCGGCTTCGGTCATTTCACGCTGCGAAAGATTCGTGGTAGCCTTCCTTCCACGTAACATTTCCAAAAAGCCTTCAATCCTTGTGGAAAACTGTCCCGGCATGTAGTTGTGATCGTCAACACAATCCCCATCAAGACTGAGGAGTGGATAGCCAATCTTGTTCAATTCCCTTTTCAATGTTGGAACAGCGGCATTATTCCTCCTGCAACCCCATGATGAGAATACGACCACACCATCCACTTGATACTCCCGGGCAAGCTTCTTGGTTACTTCAATACGGCGTTCTAACGGACCATTATAATGGCTGGTAATAAGTTTCCTG
This window of the Candidatus Brocadia sp. genome carries:
- a CDS encoding addiction module protein — protein: MKTKDLIAEAISLPVEERVMVIDSLLKSLNPPESEINKKWAAVAKRRLEELRSGKVKAVSDEEVFKKILNRFSK